The Nothobranchius furzeri strain GRZ-AD chromosome 6, NfurGRZ-RIMD1, whole genome shotgun sequence genome includes a region encoding these proteins:
- the slc25a46 gene encoding mitochondrial outer membrane protein SLC25A46: protein MASRRPDTFDGFGYRARDDPLYGTGYSVRSSGGPSDPQLHHWVTTPPDIPGSRNLHPGERTPLEDELPAGHGGPGAGWEGPGSAVPSADQLNRFAGFGIGLVSLFTENVLAHPCIVFRRQCQVNYHARCYHLTPFSIVSVMSAITKAQGVKALWKGMGGTFIVHGITLGAEGIISEVTSLPRELPHNWGWKQLAGHLLLKGLTAVVALPFYCSSLIETVQSEIVRDESSSGLLDCLREGLARLLGVGAPHSHRLLPLSRLLFPAALHAVLRYTISTSIQRAMMWLHQRTKSQQLDSPDPLDAYFPELAAGWAGSLVADVVLFPLETALHRLSLQGTRTIIDATDGILATGGGNSPMVLPVNTQYDGLSDCLSAIRRKEGGAGFYRGFGALVMQYALHGVLLAAARSLLRVLLVEAKAG from the exons ATGGCCTCCAGGCGGCCGGATACTTTCGACGGGTTTGGATACCGAGCCCGCGACGATCCGCTGTACGGAACCGGATACTCGGTCCGGAGCTCCGGAGGCCCGTCCGATCCGCAGCTCCACCACTGGGTCACTACGCCACCGGACATCCCGGGCAGCCGCAACTTGCACCCGGGAGAGCGTACCCCGCTGGAGGACGAGCTCCCAGCCGGCCATGGAGGTCCCGGAGCCGGCTGGGAGGGCCCGGGATCGGCGGTGCCATCCGCCG ATCAGCTGAACCGGTTCGCCGGGTTCGGAATCGGTCTCGTCAG TCTCTTCACAGAGAATGTGCTGGCCCACCCGTGCATCGTGTTCCGTAGACAGTGCCAG GTGAACTACCACGCCCGCTGTTACCACCTGACTCCATTCAGCATCGTTTCTGTCATGTCAGCCATCACCAAAGCTCAG ggtgtgaaggcGCTGTGGAAGGGGATGGGTGGCACTTTCATCGTTCACGGCATCACACTCGGCGCCGAGGGCATCATCAGCGAGGTGACATCGTTACCACG ggaGCTCCCTCACAACTGGGGCTGGAAACAGCTGGCAGGACATTTACTGCTCAAAGG ATTAACAGCTGTTGTAGCTCTTCCATTTTACTGTTCGAGCCTCATCGAGACCGTCCAG AGTGAAATTGTGCGGGACGAGTCGTCCTCCGGTCTGCTGGACTGCCTCCGTGAGGGTTTGGCTCGGCTCCTCGGTGTCGGAGCGCCACACAGCCATCGCCTACTTCCTCTCAGCCGGTTGCTGTTCCCCGCCGCTCTGCACGCTGTGCTGCGCTACACCATCTCCACCTCCATTCAGCGAGCAATGATGTGGCTCCACCAGCGGACCAAGAGCCAGCAGTTGGACTCTCCTGATCCGCTAGACGCCTACTTTCCTGAGTTGGCTGCAGGGTGGGCAGGGTCTCTGGTGGCTGACGTGGTACTGTTTCCTCTGGAAACAGCACTTCACCGTCTCAGCCTTCAGGGGACTCGCACTATTATTGATGCCACAGACGGCATACTCGCCACAGGAGGTGGCAACAGCCCCATGGTTCTGCCCGTCAACACGCAGTACGATGGATTGTCTGACTGCCTGAGTGCCATCCGCCGTAAGGAGGGAGGGGCCGGCTTCTACCGGGGCTTTGGAGCGCTGGTGATGCAGTATGCTCTGCATGGAGTTCTGCTGGCTGCTGCCAGATCTCTGCTCAGGGTGCTACTGGTAGAGGCTAAGGCAGGCTAG
- the wdr36 gene encoding WD repeat-containing protein 36 isoform X1: protein MPGGGSCLFSGFRVVGLYSDHVPHAIRYHLKHREFYVVTSVGRSFHTFNVSRLGIVSVSNSLKDDISCLAADRMLVFAASGRTVYAFARNKEVVIQYVGHKQNVCLLLPMGDQLISSDNSGDVIVWDVQGGDIYLQLHFDPNTFDISAMMHPSTYLNKVLLGSSQGALQLWNIKTSKLLYVFPGWSAGVTVLQQSPAVDVVGVGMATGRIVIHNIRLDETLMSFTQDWGPISSLAFRTDGPPIMASGSPQGHIAFWDLERQQLINQQRHAHKTAVAGATFLHGEPLLVTNGADNAIKVWIFDQEGGGARLLRCRQGHSAPPTTIRHHGNDGKNILSAGQDGTLQSFSTVHERFNKNLGHGSVSKKKEKKKKKGLSYDELRLPAITAFSSAVARQSDWDGIVACHRNRLTVTTWNYLRCTMGAHQLKPPGPRGEAIATAVDITSCGNFAVIGSSCGRVDVYNLQSGLHRGFYGDNEKAHRGVVRGVATDTLNQLTLTCGSDWLLKFWRFKKKTLQGELKLNAAPASMRLHRDSGMLAMALDDFTLIVVDIEMRKVVRKFGGHHGNITDMTFSPDSRWLVTVGMDCTIRTWDLPSGSLVDCFLVAMAPVGVSMSPTGDFLATAHVDSLGVYLWANRSLCGPVGLHPLPSDYQPAEEMLPGVSTEETLQDISLEDADDVYQSAAQLGAELVTLSLLPESRWKSLLHLDTIKKRNKPTAPPVAPPTAPFFLPTVPGLTPRFELPLGTTHDAQSKVLPWGSLAQRSEFISSLESALHSGSFDVPLRLLRECGPSALSVELASLTSEGGGASSLLVGFIRMIDSMLATGRDFDLSHAYLALFLKLHLRTLSQDAVAMAALLQLSSRLEAGWAELRSSFNQSLCLLSFTKSAML from the exons ATGCCGGGAGGCGGCAGCTGCTTGTTCTCCGGGTTTCGGGTTGTCGGCCTTTACTCGGACCACGTTCCGCATGCGATCCGGTACCACCTGAAGCACCGAGAGTTCTACGTGGTGACGTCAGTCGGACGAAGCTTCCACACGTTTAAC GTGAGCCGATTGGGGATCGTTTCAGTCA GTAACAGTCTGAAAGATGACATCAGTTGCTTGGCAGCTGACAGGATGCTCGTGTTTGCTGCTAGCGGGCGGACGGTGTACGCATTTGCCAGAAACAAAGAG GTGGTGATTCAATACGTTGGTCACAAACAGAACGTGTGTCTGCTGCTGCCAATGGGCGATCAGCTAATCTCTTCTGACAACAGTGGTGATGTCATAGTGTGGGACGTCCAGGGAGGAG ACATCTACTTGCAGCTGCACTTTGATCCGAACACCTTTGATATATCTGCCATGATGCATCCCAGCACTTACCTGAATAAAGTGCTGCTGGGCAGCTCCCAGGGTGCACTGCAGCTCTGGAACATCAAGACCAG TAAGCTGCTGTACGTGTTTCCTGGATGGTCGGCTGGAGTCACCGTTCTGCAGCAG AGTCCTGCGGTGGATGTGGTTGGTGTTGGCATGGCAACGGGCCGCATCGTCATTCACAACATCCGACTGGACGAGACGCTCATGAGCTTTACGCAGGACTGGGGACCAATCAGCTCACTGGCCTTCAGGACAG ATGGCCCACCCATCATGGCATCAGGCAGTCCTCAGGGCCACATTGCATTTTGGGACTTAGAACGCCAGCAGCTGATAAATCAGCAGAGACACGCCCACAAAACAGCTGTTGCTGGAGCAACGTTCCTGCATGGAGAGCCGCTACTGGTCACCAATGGAGCCGATAACGCCATcaag GTGTGGATCTTTGATCAAGAGGGAGGTGGAGCCAGACTTCTGCGTTGTCGTCAGGGCCACAGCGCCCCTCCTACAACCATCCGTCACCATGGTAACGACGGAAAGAACATCCTCAGTGCTG GTCAGGATGGGACGCTGCAGTCGTTCTCCACCGTGCATGAGCGCTTCAACAAGAACCTGGGTCATG GTTCCGTCagcaagaagaaagaaaaaaagaagaagaaaggtcTTTCATACGACGAGCTGCGACTTCCTGCAATAACAGCATTTTCCTCAG CTGTCGCTCGTCAGTCAGACTGGGATGGCATTGTTGCTTGTCATCGCAATCGCTTGACTGTCACCACGTGGAACTACCTGCGGTGCACCATGGGAGCTCATCAGCTGAAGCCCCCGGGACCTAGAGGAGAAGCCATCGCCACG GCTGTTGACATCACTTCCTGTGGAAACTTTGCTGTGATTGGCTCGTCGTGTGGCCGTGTTGATGTCTATAACCTGCAGTCTGGCCTGCACCGTGGTTTCTACGGTGACAATGAGAAAG CTCACAGAGGTGTGGTGCGAGGTGTTGCCACGGATACACTGAACCAGCTGACTCTCACCTGTGGCTCTGATTGGCTGCTAAAGTTCTGGCGCTTTAAGAAAAAGACTCTACAAggagagctgaagctgaacgcggcACCAGCTAGCATGAGGCTTCACAGAGACAG cGGGATGCTCGCCATGGCACTGGATGACTTCACACTAATCGTGGTTGACATCGAAATGCGAAAAGTTGTCAGGAAGTTTGGaggtcaccatggcaacataACCGACATG ACCTTCAGCCCTGACAGCCGCTGGCTGGTCACCGTTGGGATGGACTGCACCATCCGTACCTGGGACCTCCCGTCTGGAAG CCTGGTGGACTGCTTTCTGGTTGCCATGGCGCCTGTGGGCGTGTCTATGTCTCCGACCGGAGACTTCCTGGCAACGGCTCATGTGGACAGTCTTGGCGTTTACCTCTG GGCCAATAGGAGTCTTTGTGGGCctgtggggctccacccccttccATCTGACtaccagccagcagaggagatgcTGCCAGGTGTCTCCACAGAAGAAACATTGCAGGACATTTCTTTAGAAGATGCTGATGATGTGTATCAGTCAGCTGCACAGCTGGGGGCGGAGCTTGTGACACTGTCCCTGCTGCCAGAGTCCCGCTGGAAAAGTCTACTACACCTGGACACCATCAAG AAGAGGAACAAACCTACAGCGCCCCCTGTGGCTCCGCCCACTGCCCCCTTCTTCCTGCCAACAGTTCCTGGTCTCACACCTAGATTTGAGTTACCTCTAGGAACCACGCATGATGCACAG TCAAAGGTCCTGCCCTGGGGTTCTTTGGCTCAGAGGTCTGAGTTCATTTCATCTCTAGAGTCCGCTCTGCATTCCGGGTCAT TTGATGTGCCGCTGCGCCTCCTGAGAGAATGTGGGCCGTCAGCGCTGTCTGTGGAACTTGCCTCTCTGACATCAGAAGGAGGCGGGGCTAGCAGCCTCTTGGTTGGCTTCATTAGAATGATTGACAGCATGCTGGCGACTGGACGAGACTTTGACCTGAGTCATGCCTACTTGGCTCTTTTCCTGAAA CTCCATCTGCGCACTCTTTCTCAGGATGCTGTTGCCATGGCAGCGTTGCTCCAGCTCTCATCCAGGCTGGAGGCTGGGTGGGCAGAGCTTAGATCATCATTCAACCAGTCATTGTGTTTGCTGTCATTCACAAAGAGTGCAatgctgtga
- the wdr36 gene encoding WD repeat-containing protein 36 isoform X2 — protein sequence MLVFAASGRTVYAFARNKEVVIQYVGHKQNVCLLLPMGDQLISSDNSGDVIVWDVQGGDIYLQLHFDPNTFDISAMMHPSTYLNKVLLGSSQGALQLWNIKTSKLLYVFPGWSAGVTVLQQSPAVDVVGVGMATGRIVIHNIRLDETLMSFTQDWGPISSLAFRTDGPPIMASGSPQGHIAFWDLERQQLINQQRHAHKTAVAGATFLHGEPLLVTNGADNAIKVWIFDQEGGGARLLRCRQGHSAPPTTIRHHGNDGKNILSAGQDGTLQSFSTVHERFNKNLGHGSVSKKKEKKKKKGLSYDELRLPAITAFSSAVARQSDWDGIVACHRNRLTVTTWNYLRCTMGAHQLKPPGPRGEAIATAVDITSCGNFAVIGSSCGRVDVYNLQSGLHRGFYGDNEKAHRGVVRGVATDTLNQLTLTCGSDWLLKFWRFKKKTLQGELKLNAAPASMRLHRDSGMLAMALDDFTLIVVDIEMRKVVRKFGGHHGNITDMTFSPDSRWLVTVGMDCTIRTWDLPSGSLVDCFLVAMAPVGVSMSPTGDFLATAHVDSLGVYLWANRSLCGPVGLHPLPSDYQPAEEMLPGVSTEETLQDISLEDADDVYQSAAQLGAELVTLSLLPESRWKSLLHLDTIKKRNKPTAPPVAPPTAPFFLPTVPGLTPRFELPLGTTHDAQSKVLPWGSLAQRSEFISSLESALHSGSFDVPLRLLRECGPSALSVELASLTSEGGGASSLLVGFIRMIDSMLATGRDFDLSHAYLALFLKLHLRTLSQDAVAMAALLQLSSRLEAGWAELRSSFNQSLCLLSFTKSAML from the exons ATGCTCGTGTTTGCTGCTAGCGGGCGGACGGTGTACGCATTTGCCAGAAACAAAGAG GTGGTGATTCAATACGTTGGTCACAAACAGAACGTGTGTCTGCTGCTGCCAATGGGCGATCAGCTAATCTCTTCTGACAACAGTGGTGATGTCATAGTGTGGGACGTCCAGGGAGGAG ACATCTACTTGCAGCTGCACTTTGATCCGAACACCTTTGATATATCTGCCATGATGCATCCCAGCACTTACCTGAATAAAGTGCTGCTGGGCAGCTCCCAGGGTGCACTGCAGCTCTGGAACATCAAGACCAG TAAGCTGCTGTACGTGTTTCCTGGATGGTCGGCTGGAGTCACCGTTCTGCAGCAG AGTCCTGCGGTGGATGTGGTTGGTGTTGGCATGGCAACGGGCCGCATCGTCATTCACAACATCCGACTGGACGAGACGCTCATGAGCTTTACGCAGGACTGGGGACCAATCAGCTCACTGGCCTTCAGGACAG ATGGCCCACCCATCATGGCATCAGGCAGTCCTCAGGGCCACATTGCATTTTGGGACTTAGAACGCCAGCAGCTGATAAATCAGCAGAGACACGCCCACAAAACAGCTGTTGCTGGAGCAACGTTCCTGCATGGAGAGCCGCTACTGGTCACCAATGGAGCCGATAACGCCATcaag GTGTGGATCTTTGATCAAGAGGGAGGTGGAGCCAGACTTCTGCGTTGTCGTCAGGGCCACAGCGCCCCTCCTACAACCATCCGTCACCATGGTAACGACGGAAAGAACATCCTCAGTGCTG GTCAGGATGGGACGCTGCAGTCGTTCTCCACCGTGCATGAGCGCTTCAACAAGAACCTGGGTCATG GTTCCGTCagcaagaagaaagaaaaaaagaagaagaaaggtcTTTCATACGACGAGCTGCGACTTCCTGCAATAACAGCATTTTCCTCAG CTGTCGCTCGTCAGTCAGACTGGGATGGCATTGTTGCTTGTCATCGCAATCGCTTGACTGTCACCACGTGGAACTACCTGCGGTGCACCATGGGAGCTCATCAGCTGAAGCCCCCGGGACCTAGAGGAGAAGCCATCGCCACG GCTGTTGACATCACTTCCTGTGGAAACTTTGCTGTGATTGGCTCGTCGTGTGGCCGTGTTGATGTCTATAACCTGCAGTCTGGCCTGCACCGTGGTTTCTACGGTGACAATGAGAAAG CTCACAGAGGTGTGGTGCGAGGTGTTGCCACGGATACACTGAACCAGCTGACTCTCACCTGTGGCTCTGATTGGCTGCTAAAGTTCTGGCGCTTTAAGAAAAAGACTCTACAAggagagctgaagctgaacgcggcACCAGCTAGCATGAGGCTTCACAGAGACAG cGGGATGCTCGCCATGGCACTGGATGACTTCACACTAATCGTGGTTGACATCGAAATGCGAAAAGTTGTCAGGAAGTTTGGaggtcaccatggcaacataACCGACATG ACCTTCAGCCCTGACAGCCGCTGGCTGGTCACCGTTGGGATGGACTGCACCATCCGTACCTGGGACCTCCCGTCTGGAAG CCTGGTGGACTGCTTTCTGGTTGCCATGGCGCCTGTGGGCGTGTCTATGTCTCCGACCGGAGACTTCCTGGCAACGGCTCATGTGGACAGTCTTGGCGTTTACCTCTG GGCCAATAGGAGTCTTTGTGGGCctgtggggctccacccccttccATCTGACtaccagccagcagaggagatgcTGCCAGGTGTCTCCACAGAAGAAACATTGCAGGACATTTCTTTAGAAGATGCTGATGATGTGTATCAGTCAGCTGCACAGCTGGGGGCGGAGCTTGTGACACTGTCCCTGCTGCCAGAGTCCCGCTGGAAAAGTCTACTACACCTGGACACCATCAAG AAGAGGAACAAACCTACAGCGCCCCCTGTGGCTCCGCCCACTGCCCCCTTCTTCCTGCCAACAGTTCCTGGTCTCACACCTAGATTTGAGTTACCTCTAGGAACCACGCATGATGCACAG TCAAAGGTCCTGCCCTGGGGTTCTTTGGCTCAGAGGTCTGAGTTCATTTCATCTCTAGAGTCCGCTCTGCATTCCGGGTCAT TTGATGTGCCGCTGCGCCTCCTGAGAGAATGTGGGCCGTCAGCGCTGTCTGTGGAACTTGCCTCTCTGACATCAGAAGGAGGCGGGGCTAGCAGCCTCTTGGTTGGCTTCATTAGAATGATTGACAGCATGCTGGCGACTGGACGAGACTTTGACCTGAGTCATGCCTACTTGGCTCTTTTCCTGAAA CTCCATCTGCGCACTCTTTCTCAGGATGCTGTTGCCATGGCAGCGTTGCTCCAGCTCTCATCCAGGCTGGAGGCTGGGTGGGCAGAGCTTAGATCATCATTCAACCAGTCATTGTGTTTGCTGTCATTCACAAAGAGTGCAatgctgtga